In a single window of the Papaver somniferum cultivar HN1 chromosome 8, ASM357369v1, whole genome shotgun sequence genome:
- the LOC113301289 gene encoding uncharacterized protein LOC113301289 produces MGHHQRQQQQNHPSMDGLVYLLSKSNNDLTTVYNKLEREFQQTYPDNANPLKLVTRIKKIQDDLSSLKDQCRELLSAKQDLIDKARMSLVNNRSLVQRMQASSGIPPTNDSNDPAYTNLNQIIAEWTAQLSSKTGDDMLESDSDDINKLLFSALVHPN; encoded by the exons ATGGGGCATCATCAACGCCAACAACAACAGAATCATCCATCAATGGATGGTTTAGTTTATCTACTCAGCAAATCTAATAATGATCTTACTACTGTTTATAACAAATTAGAGAGGGAGTTTCAACAAACTTACCCTGACAAT GCAAATCCATTGAAGTTAGTAACCCGAATCAAGAAAATCCAGGATGATCTTTCATCTTTGAAAGACCAGTGCAGAGAACTCTTATCTGCCAAGCAG GATTTGATAGACAAGGCCAGGATGAGTCTGGTTAATAATAGGAGTCTAGTTCAACGGATGCAAGCATCATCTGGGATTCCTCCTACTAATGATTCGAATGATCCGGCGTACACTAATTTAAACCAG ATCATTGCCGAGTGGACAGCTCAACTAAGTTCAAAGACAG GGGATGATATGCTTGAGTCTGACTCGGATGATATTAATAAGTTGCTTTTTTCAGCATTAGTTCACccgaattga